The nucleotide sequence GATATTGAAGTCCTCGACCAGGCCGGGGGGAATATTGAATCTCTCACCATTGGGCGGATTGTGCCGGTGTATCCCCTCACCGAAGGCGTATCCCCAGATCTCATTCGTAAATCAGTGCAGTTAGCCTTACCTTACGCAGAACAACTGTCGGATCCACTGCCTTTAGAACTCCGCCAGGCCCAGGATTTGATTGATTTACCCACTGCTCTCAATCAGATTCATTTTCCCGATGATCACGAAATGCTTGGCCTGGCTCGGCGGCGATTGGTGTTTGATGAGTTTTTCTATTTGCAATTGGGACTTTTACGGCGGCGACAGCAACAACAGGCTGAGCAAAAAAGTTCTCCACTCACACCCACGGGGACTTTACTGGAAGAGTTTTACCAGATTTTGCCGTTCCAGTTAACCAAAGCACAGCAGCGAGTCGTTCAAGAAATTTTGCAGGATTTAGAGCAGCCGATCCCAATGAATCGCTTAGTCCAGGGGGATGTGGGGTCTGGGAAAACGGTGGTGGCAGTGATTGCAATGTTGGCGGCGATCCAGTCCGGGTATCAAACGGCCCTGATGGCTCCCACGGAAGTTTTGGCCGAACAGCATTATCGGAAACTCGTGGCCTGGTTGACTCAGCTTCATTTACCTGTCGAGTTACTCACTGGCTCCACAAAAGCTGCCAAACGTCGTCAAATTCATAGCCACTTACAAACCGGGGAATTAGCGGTCTTAGTCGGCACCCATGCCCTAATTCAAGATGCCGTGGAGTTTAATCGCTTGGGCCTGGTGGTGATTGATGAACAACATCGGTTTGGGGTGGAACAGCGGGCAAAATTGCAACAAAAAGGGGTCTTTCCCCATGTCCTGACGATGACAGCGACACCTATTCCCCGGACTTTGGCGTTGACCTTGCACGGTGATCTAGATGTTAGCCAAATTGATGAACTCCCTCCCGGCCGGCAACCGATTCAAACGACAATTTTAGGGCGAGGCGAACGGCAACAGGCCTATGATTTGATTCGGCGGGAAGTGGCTCAAGGGCGGCAGGTTTATGTGGTCTTACCCCTCGTTGAAGAATCGGAAAAACTGGATTTAAAATCAGCGATTGAAGAACAGCAACATCTGCAAACGGTCTTTCCTAATTTCACAGTCGGATTACTGCATGGGAAAATGTCATCAGCGGAAAAAGAAGCAGCAATTAATGAATTTCGAGAGGGCAATACCCAACTGTTAGTTTCAACCACTGTTGTTGAAGTTGGTGTCGATGTACCCAATGCTACTGTGATGCTAATTGAACACGCGGAACGGTTTGGCCTGTCGCAACTACATCAACTCCGGGGGCGCGTTGGGCGGGGGAGCCATCAATCCTATTGTTTACTGCTCAATAGCTCTAAATCTGATACAGCGCGGCAACGGTTGAATGTTTTATCTCAATCTCAAGATGGTTTCTTTATTGCCGAAATGGATTTCAGGTTAAGGGGGCCGGGTGAAGTCTTGGGAACGCGTCAGTCAGGGTTACCGGATTTTGCCTTAGCCAGTTTGGTAGAAGATCAAGATTGTTTGGAACTCGCCCGAACTGCGGCAGAAACGACAATGGCTAAAGATAAAACCCTCCAGGCCTGGCCGCTGTTGTTGGCAGAACTCGATACCCGACACCGGCAATTATTAGGCGGCACAATTTTAACTTGATCAGAGTAATGGCTCAAGCCAACAGTGTGTACTGAAAATAGTTTGGGCTGAGAAAAGTCAGGTTATGGCAACGTTTAAGTTTCGCACTACTACAAGCTTTGAAGCCATTGTCAGCCATCTCAATAAATTCTGTGGAATTAGTCGGGATCTAACCAGCAAACGCTTACACACCATCAAAACAATTCATGGGCTAGGGGGTGCAGACAATGTCACTTTCGACTTTTCTGGGGGAGTGTACAATAGCACCACAGGTGAATTGCTAGGTAGCCTGACTGCTGGGGGCGCGAAGGAGAAAGCCTAATGAAAAAAGCGGATGCTTGGGTTATCCTCCGATTCGACGGGGATGCTGTAAGACTAAAAGATTATGTGGCAGTGAAGGGAATTTATGATAGCGAGGATGCAGCACAGTCAGCAATCCCAAACTTATCTGAAGGGTCTGACTATATTGTGATTAGGTCTCGACGTTTTTTGGAAGATAATAAATCAATGTTCCTTACAAAGGAATACTCAGAGATAGTTCAAGGATTAAAAATTCAGTCATCTTATAGATGCAACGATAAATCTTTACATGATCAATTACAGACTGTTCGAGATTTATGGAATCAGCTTCCTCCATCAAATCGAAGGCGAGCCATTCTTCCACTCCTGTCTCAGTTAACCGAATTAGCTGTAGCTAAAGTTACAGGTGCTTCAATAGTTGATGATCCTCGATTAGGCGCAGACTTGAAATTAACAAGCGGTGAACTAGTCGAGGTGAA is from Synechococcus sp. PCC 6312 and encodes:
- the recG gene encoding ATP-dependent DNA helicase RecG, whose translation is MSASVDWQRLQKALAIEADRGFGDLVGREYRFSEYLHLQLSTPERPELPKPLSERWQRAAENFATYPELSIPQRQHLVAETRRLIYQAQQVLNPPPVKLQQTKVLNQGLNTLSGLNKWGIERLQKLGLLTIRDLLFYYPRDHIDYARQVPIRELVPGETVTLVGTVRRCQVFTSPKNQKLTILDIIIQDRTGQLKLSRFYMGTRFTNRGWQEQQKRLYAPQTIIAASGLVKAGKYGLTLEDPDIEVLDQAGGNIESLTIGRIVPVYPLTEGVSPDLIRKSVQLALPYAEQLSDPLPLELRQAQDLIDLPTALNQIHFPDDHEMLGLARRRLVFDEFFYLQLGLLRRRQQQQAEQKSSPLTPTGTLLEEFYQILPFQLTKAQQRVVQEILQDLEQPIPMNRLVQGDVGSGKTVVAVIAMLAAIQSGYQTALMAPTEVLAEQHYRKLVAWLTQLHLPVELLTGSTKAAKRRQIHSHLQTGELAVLVGTHALIQDAVEFNRLGLVVIDEQHRFGVEQRAKLQQKGVFPHVLTMTATPIPRTLALTLHGDLDVSQIDELPPGRQPIQTTILGRGERQQAYDLIRREVAQGRQVYVVLPLVEESEKLDLKSAIEEQQHLQTVFPNFTVGLLHGKMSSAEKEAAINEFREGNTQLLVSTTVVEVGVDVPNATVMLIEHAERFGLSQLHQLRGRVGRGSHQSYCLLLNSSKSDTARQRLNVLSQSQDGFFIAEMDFRLRGPGEVLGTRQSGLPDFALASLVEDQDCLELARTAAETTMAKDKTLQAWPLLLAELDTRHRQLLGGTILT